A stretch of Shewanella dokdonensis DNA encodes these proteins:
- a CDS encoding efflux RND transporter permease subunit, whose translation MRDIDAFRQMIVKQGQHGVVRLQDIATIELGGENYDSGMLASNRKAVSVAISPTPDGNPLDIVSQIAGLVSEMQRVAPPGLEVLNQFDVAHFVEASIAEVKHTLVEAIIIVVIVIFLFLGTFRAVIIPIVTIPLSLLGTAVLMLLFGFSLNLLTLLAMVLAIGLVVDDAIVVVENIHRHIEEGLTPFNAALKGAREIVGPVVAMTITLAAVYAPIGMMGGLTGALFREFAFTLAGSVIVSGIIALTLSPMMSSKLLNSRQSESRLAQRIEHDMEALTRTYVRLLDITLRSRPAVLLAGVIILVAIAVLFSGAKRELAPAEDMGYIFAQTKAPQYANVDYTANYSRQVDKIFQKLPEFDRSFFSIAADDANIGFGGVILKDWSERHRNADQIQAELAGYTAGVTGVYTSLFQASPLPASTGGLPVQMVIRSSADFSELYQTLMGLKGAAWGSGLFAFVDSDLAFDSAEAHLSIDRNKAGELGISMTEIADTLAILVGENYINRFNWFDRSYDVITQVPQHDRLTPNNLGNYYVRTGAGKLVPLATVVKVDVKPQPNKLPQFNQMNAVTLSAVLMPGVTMGQAVAFLEQQALPDGATVDWLSNSRQFVHEGNRLTLSFVFALIVIFLVLAAQFESFRDPLVILVTVPLAVCGALVPLYLGFTTLNIYTQIGLVTLIGLISKHGILMVSFANEMQLREQMSKLEAIRHAAAVRMRPVLMTTAAMVAGLVPLLFAAGAGAASRFAIGIVVVMGMLIGTLFTLFVLPTIYTLLAANHQQAHTHVEAVAHA comes from the coding sequence TTGCGCGATATAGACGCATTTCGGCAAATGATTGTGAAGCAAGGTCAGCACGGGGTAGTGCGGTTGCAGGATATCGCCACCATAGAGCTGGGTGGAGAGAACTATGATTCGGGAATGCTGGCATCCAACCGTAAGGCGGTGTCTGTCGCTATTTCACCAACACCTGACGGTAATCCGCTGGATATTGTCAGCCAGATCGCTGGGTTGGTGAGCGAGATGCAGCGGGTTGCGCCGCCGGGGCTGGAAGTGCTCAACCAATTTGACGTCGCACATTTTGTGGAAGCCTCTATTGCCGAGGTAAAACACACTCTCGTTGAGGCGATTATCATAGTGGTTATAGTTATCTTTTTGTTTCTTGGTACATTTCGCGCAGTAATCATCCCAATTGTGACCATTCCACTGTCACTGCTGGGAACCGCCGTGCTGATGCTATTATTTGGTTTCTCACTGAATTTGCTGACCTTGCTGGCAATGGTGTTAGCAATTGGTTTGGTTGTGGATGATGCGATTGTGGTTGTGGAAAACATTCATCGCCACATAGAAGAAGGACTTACGCCTTTTAATGCCGCACTGAAAGGTGCTCGTGAGATTGTTGGGCCTGTGGTTGCCATGACTATCACCTTGGCGGCGGTTTATGCGCCTATCGGCATGATGGGCGGGCTGACTGGCGCACTATTTCGAGAATTTGCCTTTACTCTTGCCGGGTCGGTAATTGTGTCGGGCATCATCGCCTTGACGCTATCCCCCATGATGAGCAGTAAATTGCTTAACTCGCGGCAGTCTGAATCCCGGTTAGCGCAACGGATTGAACACGACATGGAGGCACTCACCCGCACCTATGTTCGTCTGCTCGACATTACTTTAAGGTCGCGGCCCGCAGTGCTGTTAGCTGGCGTGATTATTTTGGTGGCAATTGCTGTGCTGTTCAGTGGCGCTAAACGTGAACTCGCGCCAGCCGAAGACATGGGATATATCTTCGCACAAACCAAGGCGCCACAATATGCCAATGTTGACTACACCGCGAACTACAGTAGACAAGTCGATAAAATCTTTCAGAAATTGCCTGAATTTGACCGCAGCTTTTTCTCCATTGCTGCCGATGATGCCAACATAGGTTTTGGTGGCGTGATCCTCAAAGATTGGTCGGAACGCCACCGTAATGCAGATCAAATACAAGCGGAACTGGCGGGTTATACCGCCGGGGTCACCGGGGTTTACACCTCATTGTTTCAGGCCAGCCCTTTACCAGCATCTACTGGCGGTCTACCAGTACAAATGGTGATACGCTCGTCTGCGGATTTCAGTGAACTTTACCAAACACTGATGGGGTTAAAAGGTGCAGCCTGGGGCAGTGGGTTGTTTGCGTTTGTTGATAGTGATTTGGCGTTTGACAGCGCAGAAGCGCATCTCAGTATTGATCGTAATAAAGCAGGCGAACTGGGGATCAGCATGACCGAGATTGCCGACACTCTGGCAATTTTGGTGGGCGAAAACTATATCAATCGCTTTAACTGGTTCGATCGTTCCTATGATGTGATAACACAGGTACCTCAACATGATCGTCTTACCCCGAATAATCTCGGTAACTATTATGTGCGCACCGGGGCGGGGAAATTGGTGCCACTGGCAACAGTCGTGAAAGTTGATGTTAAACCTCAGCCCAATAAATTGCCGCAATTCAATCAGATGAATGCTGTAACTTTATCAGCGGTATTGATGCCAGGGGTAACTATGGGGCAAGCGGTGGCTTTCTTGGAACAGCAAGCGTTACCTGATGGCGCTACTGTAGACTGGTTGTCAAACAGTCGCCAGTTTGTGCATGAAGGTAACCGACTGACGCTATCATTCGTCTTTGCCTTGATTGTGATTTTCCTCGTCTTAGCTGCACAGTTTGAAAGTTTCCGCGATCCATTAGTGATCCTCGTAACCGTGCCGCTTGCGGTGTGTGGTGCCTTAGTCCCTTTATATTTGGGGTTTACCACTTTAAATATTTATACCCAGATAGGCTTGGTCACGCTGATTGGGTTGATATCCAAACATGGGATCTTGATGGTGTCATTTGCCAATGAGATGCAGCTACGTGAACAGATGAGCAAATTAGAGGCGATTCGACATGCGGCCGCGGTGCGGATGCGACCAGTGCTCATGACCACTGCGGCGATGGTCGCAGGACTCGTGCCATTACTGTTTGCTGCTGGCGCTGGTGCCGCCAGCCGTTTTGCCATCGGCATTGTAGTGGTGATGGGGATGCTGATTGGTACTTTGTTTACCCTGTTTGTGCTGCCCACTATCTACACCCTGCTGGCGGCAAACCATCAACAAGCTCACACTCATGTGGAGGCTGTTGCGCATGCCTAA
- a CDS encoding efflux RND transporter permease subunit codes for MLFTDLFIRRPILSAVVSLMILLVGLSATYNLPIRQYPKMESATITIDTSLPGATQDMMQGFVTTPIAQAISTANGIEYITSTSKQGKSHISAKLVLNADADRAMTEILAKVQTVKYRLPAGVTDPVIAKITDGASAIQYLAFISDTLSPPQIVDFISRVAQPLITSVPGVASATVVGGSSFAMRVWVDPVKLAARGLTASDIASALRSNNIQASLDS; via the coding sequence ATGCTTTTTACTGACCTGTTTATTAGACGTCCCATATTGTCAGCCGTGGTGAGCCTGATGATATTGCTCGTCGGTCTCAGTGCCACCTATAACTTGCCCATTCGCCAATATCCTAAGATGGAAAGTGCGACGATCACTATCGATACATCGTTGCCGGGTGCTACTCAGGATATGATGCAAGGGTTTGTTACCACGCCGATTGCGCAGGCAATCTCCACGGCAAACGGTATCGAATATATCACCTCGACCTCGAAGCAAGGCAAAAGTCATATTTCGGCCAAACTGGTGTTAAATGCCGATGCTGATCGCGCCATGACAGAAATCCTAGCAAAAGTACAAACCGTTAAATATCGGTTACCTGCGGGAGTTACGGATCCGGTCATCGCGAAAATTACCGATGGTGCATCCGCAATTCAATACTTGGCATTTATCAGCGATACGCTTAGCCCTCCGCAGATTGTCGATTTTATTTCCAGAGTGGCCCAGCCATTGATCACCTCGGTTCCTGGGGTTGCTTCGGCAACGGTTGTCGGGGGTTCCTCATTTGCGATGCGGGTGTGGGTCGATCCTGTAAAACTTGCGGCACGGGGGCTGACTGCCAGTGATATTGCTAGTGCATTACGCAGCAATAATATCCAAGCCTCCCTGGACAGTTAA